The genomic window CGGGTCACAAGCTTCGCTGCATAGTATTAACCCCATGTGGTATTGCGATCTTCCCCGGTCCAGCCACTGCACCGATCCGCCTCCCTGGCAGCCGCGGGGCAGCCGGggggcggccgaggtggagCCGCCACGCCATATTACCGAATAGAgtgccggccgccgggtAAATGCGCCTTGAAACAGCCGCCAGCCCTCCGCCATCTACGAGTAACACAGCAACCGTGACCCTGGGTTCAGCGTCACCAGCACCCAGCAATCCGTGCGCCGCGGAAGCACGAATCTGGAAATGTGTGGAAGCTTCAGCTCCGAAGATCGTGCGTCATGGCGATCATGAACATGGGCGCCACAGCTTTCGCGGTTTCGCCATCGTGTATAAGAGGAACGCTTTCGCGCTCCTCCCCTTCAGCTGAAGAAGATCCAGAGCAGCCCACCAGGCCACGACTCAGTCAGCTCAGCTCAGCTCTTCTAGAGTCCTTCCTAGACAGCCAACATCGCCAACATGGTTTCCTTCACCTACCTGGCTCTTCTTGCCTCGTcggtcctcggcgccgttgccgccccggccgccgagcctgctggcgctgacCTGCCCGACTTCGAGTTCAACATCGAGGCTCGCAACCTCACCCGCCGCCAGGACTACAACCAGAACTggaagggcggcggcggcagcgtccAGTACTCGGCTACGAGCAACGGCTACTCGGTCACCTTCTCGGGCGCTGGCGacttcgtcgtcggcaaGGGTTGGAGGACTGGCAGTGCTTCCCGGTAAGACTGAGCGCCCTGTCATTTCTTCCTCGTTTCACCCAAAACGAACCGCATACTGACGGGCTACCCCCCTTTTTCAGGACCATCAAATACCAGGGCAACACGCAGGCCCAGGCCGGCACGGTCCTGCTCTCGGTCTACGGCTGGTCGCGCAACCCGCTGGTGGAGTACTACGTGCAGCAGTACACGTCGAACGGGCAGGGCTCGGCGCAGGGCCAGAAGCTGGGCACGTACGAGAGCGACGGGGCGACGTACGAGATCTGGAAGCACCAGCAGGTCAACCAGCCCTCGATCGAGGGCACCTCGACCTTCTGGCAGTACATCTCCAACCGCGTCAGCGGCTCGGCCCCCACCAGCGGCACCGTCACCATGGCCAACCACATCAACGCCTGGAAGCAGCACGGCCTCaacctcggccagctcgactACCAGGTCCTCGCCACCGAGGgctggggcggcgccagcggcagctCGAGCTACACCATCAGCGGCTAAGCGGAGTCGTCTCGGGCTGTCCACGTCTCCTGGGCTTTTCCTCGGGCGTGTGGATCTCAGAGCTTCGCAATTTGAGGCCATCATGGTAAAAAAAATTGCAAAGGCGGGGGAATAAGGGGTTGGAGGGTGGACTGGCTAGGATAGGATACTTCGCTTCTGCAAGCAGCCTCTTTGAGACTCGATGTCAATATAGGAGACTCAATTATATGAATTCCgtgtttttttttttttttttcttgcGCCTGTTCCCCGCAACAACCCCCTGGCGGAAGAGCACTGTATTGGCTTGCCACGCGGTCACCGTCCTTGCTATCCATCCGCCCCCGTCCCCAGCCGCGCGAATCGGCGCTGTAGATGCAGACAGGGCGTTGATGCTTAACGTTCTATTCCAAAAAAAGGCCAAGCCTCGGCAGACGGCTGTTCGCATTTAGGCACTTGATTTAGCCCTGATCCAAACAGCAGCGCGGTGCCAGGGTAGCATCGCCGGCAATGAGAGGACCCCTGCGATGGACGTGAGGGGCTGATTTCGCCAGACGCATCTTCTGCGATCACCTTTAGTTATAATCCCGGTTTCTGGCACCGACGTCCGGGTGGCTCACTGCCTTTCATTCATTTTCAGTCAAGATCGACATGCAGGAAGGAAAAGCATGCGGATGGACCGGCAATCTCGCCGGTTAAAGACTTGATTATGGCCCGCAAGAATGGTTCGATATAGCTAATCAGGTACGAATGAGCTGCAGTAGGTCAATCGTACAAAAATAGATCTAGGTGAAGATCTTTACTAGGTAGGGCTCCGAATCTGAATCCATGGCGCAGGGAGGAACAGAGGGTAAGCGTAGCTGTGTTTACATCTAGGAGGTACTATGCGGTAAAGAACAGAAAAAAGGGAAAGTgcaagaaaaaaaaatcaaaAAGCTACCCGACTTGCACCGTGAGGATGGAGTCGGTTACGAAAAACCCAGAAGGATTTTGACTTCATCAGCCGAAGCCGTGCTTTCATTTGGACAGCTGGCGACCTGCCGCAGTAGACCGTCGGGCCACCACGAGGAGCAGGTCGTTTGGATGTAGAGCTCGCCGACTTGCACCGTGAGGATGGAGCCGGTTACGAAAAACCCGCGGAGGGGTTTTTGCTTCATCAGCCGAAACACTCTGCTTTGACTCGAACTCGCGGCCTCTCAGCTTGCAAGCAAGCCGGGCTTGTTGAGAACGGACAGCTGGCCTCCCGCGGTAAACCGTTAGGCCACCGCGGGAGGTTGTTGGATTGTGCACATGCCGAACTCCTATATCAATTGCTAGCCAGCTGGCTGGCTGCCATCAGTCCTAATTCCGCCCCCAGGAAACTCGCCAGCAGCACAGAACTGACGGCACCCCCCGTCTGTAATTTATCGGACTCTGAATCGAGAACCATGTGACTGCATCGACCACAACTACAACTGATCCTCAGTCTTTTCCCTAACAGCCAGCTCTCGAACCGGCAGCGCACCCTGCAACAACGCATTCCGACCCAGCTCAAACATCCTCTCGGCTGGCGGGTTTGAGCAGCAGGGCCCGGTGAGTTAGCTAGCAAGCCAGCGAGCTTCGACGGGAGAGGGGAGGATTTGGAGAAGGAAGGATAGGGGGAGCTGCCCACCACTGGTGTTGCGAAAGCGCAGGAACCGGAACCCGTTGGGGTAGTGGTACACCCTGCGTCGGCCGCTCGCGTCGAGCTGGATAAGCCACGTGGGCGAGGCGAAGGTCGGGACTTgcgatggcggcggggcgaAGAAGGTGTCGGGCACTTGGATAGTTCGAGGAACATGGGCGTTAGCAGCTGAGAGTAAAGGAACGGCGAAGGGGGAGGCATGGCCCTTAGGGCTGTACGTACGGACTTGGGTCAGGACGGTGCACCGGTTCCGGCTGGTGACGATGAGGCGGTGTCGGCCGTCGTCTCGGCTGCGGGTTATCAGCAGCTCCGCGTCGGAGATGGCGGCGACTTCGCATTCCACCTCGGTCGCTTGTCTGCGATCGAGGACGCTGTCAGTAGGTGTGGTGACCCCCTGAGTCTCGACACGAACGGAggaaggaagggggggggaCTCACAAATGCAACGCAACTGTTTCGTCTGGCCGCGGAGATTGCAGACTGGTGATGAAGAGCTCCATCCGCATGTCTTCGAGCCGTTGGTGAAGCGTCTTGGCAGCTGCTCTGGAATTAGGCTGTTTGTTCTTCCATCGCCGGGCGCGGGTCGGGAGTCTAAGTGCTTGCCTTCCAATGTGGTCATGTGGAACACCACGTCCACTTTCTCCAAGCGATGAACCTGCTGGTCTTGGATGTAACTCTGGAACTCTACCGTTTGGATCAC from Thermothielavioides terrestris NRRL 8126 chromosome 1, complete sequence includes these protein-coding regions:
- a CDS encoding glycoside hydrolase family 11 protein (CAZy_ID 269847), which produces MVSFTYLALLASSVLGAVAAPAAEPAGADLPDFEFNIEARNLTRRQDYNQNWKGGGGSVQYSATSNGYSVTFSGAGDFVVGKGWRTGSASRTIKYQGNTQAQAGTVLLSVYGWSRNPLVEYYVQQYTSNGQGSAQGQKLGTYESDGATYEIWKHQQVNQPSIEGTSTFWQYISNRVSGSAPTSGTVTMANHINAWKQHGLNLGQLDYQVLATEGWGGASGSSSYTISG